A genomic stretch from Solanum stenotomum isolate F172 chromosome 8, ASM1918654v1, whole genome shotgun sequence includes:
- the LOC125874195 gene encoding zinc-finger homeodomain protein 1-like: MSKYKECLKNHAAGIGGHTVDGCGEFMPSGEDGTVDVFKCAACNCHRKETVHHHHHPCGYFPYIMPRQRPLALPLTSEGGGFREDQELLEMCSPNNNINGTLLKKRLRTKFSQEHKDKMLTLAEKLGWKLQRHDEGVVQQLCNEIGIKRHVFKVWMHNNKHTLGKKLTLD; encoded by the exons ATGTCAAAGTACAAAGAGTGTCTCAAGAACCACGCCGCCGGTATCGGCGGCCACACCGTTGACGGCTGCGGCGAATTCATGCCTTCCGGTGAAGATGGTACCGTCGACGTCTTCAAATGCGCCGCCTGCAATTGCCACCGTAAAGAGACcgtccaccaccaccaccacccatGTGGGTACTTCCCATATATTATGCCGCGGCAGAGACCTCTAGCGTTACCGCTAACTTCTGAAG GTGGTGGATTCCGGGAGGATCAAGAATTATTAGAAATGTGTAGCCCTAATAACAACATTAATGGTACATTACTAAAGAAGAGATTACGAACCAAATTTAGCCAAGAACACAAGGACAAAATGTTGACATTGGCTGAGAAATTAGGGTGGAAGCTTCAAAGGCATGATGAGGGAGTTGTTCAACAATTGTGTAATGAGATTGGCATCAAAAGACATGTATTCAAGGTTTGGATGCATAATAACAAGCACACACTTGGTAAGAAACTAACCCTTGATTAG